The following proteins are encoded in a genomic region of Candidatus Nitrospira nitrificans:
- a CDS encoding glycosyltransferase codes for MRKVFMIAYYFPPIAATGAMRPLNFCRHLPSYGWMPSVLATDHASALPPQASDADLLQRVPAETDVIRVQHGNLLGRLLTYRDRLKRMVNCKTRTFLSQAARPGRADLNDGADQRESAFARARRFVFDAWLNFPDPQSSWYGPAVRAMAAQSDAKRPDIVWATGGPWTSLLVGKRLAQQWEVPFVADFRDPWVGGHEFFSSALLHRRAARLEQSVCEAASRVILNTEELRIRFCEQYPQWQTKFVAITNGYAQEMALHPAIDNAVANSSSVLKFSHFGTVYGNRNPLALLQAVQALMSEGALDRSRLTLRFVGAWDVDDPICNQLAKSLEERGVLQRVPSIPHQACMKEMAKSDVLLILQPDYPLQVPAKIYEYVTAGRPLFVLGGEGATANLVHRHRLGQCCPNRVSEAKRTLMELMNDRTSLAPPDPADTERFNYAVLSGHLADVLDNAVQEKSR; via the coding sequence ATGAGAAAGGTTTTCATGATTGCGTATTACTTCCCTCCCATCGCCGCAACCGGAGCGATGAGACCGCTCAATTTCTGCCGGCATCTTCCGTCGTATGGCTGGATGCCGAGCGTGTTGGCAACGGATCATGCGTCGGCGCTTCCGCCTCAAGCCTCGGATGCCGATCTGCTTCAGCGGGTTCCAGCTGAGACCGATGTCATTCGAGTGCAACACGGCAACCTCCTTGGGCGTCTGCTGACCTATCGGGATCGGCTCAAACGGATGGTCAATTGCAAGACCAGGACGTTTTTGTCTCAAGCTGCCAGGCCGGGTCGTGCCGATTTGAATGACGGTGCAGACCAGCGGGAGTCGGCGTTCGCCAGGGCGCGGCGTTTTGTGTTTGATGCCTGGTTGAATTTCCCCGACCCCCAGAGCAGCTGGTATGGACCGGCTGTACGGGCAATGGCAGCACAAAGTGACGCCAAACGTCCGGACATTGTCTGGGCAACCGGAGGTCCCTGGACAAGCCTGCTGGTGGGGAAGCGGCTTGCGCAGCAATGGGAGGTGCCTTTCGTGGCTGATTTTCGAGATCCTTGGGTTGGCGGGCATGAGTTTTTCTCGTCCGCGCTTTTGCATCGGCGAGCCGCGCGACTCGAACAATCAGTCTGTGAGGCGGCGAGCCGTGTGATCCTGAACACTGAAGAACTCAGAATTCGTTTTTGCGAACAATACCCTCAATGGCAGACTAAATTCGTGGCCATCACGAACGGATATGCTCAAGAGATGGCACTCCATCCTGCGATCGACAATGCCGTCGCGAATTCCTCAAGCGTGCTGAAGTTCTCCCATTTTGGCACGGTGTATGGCAATCGGAATCCTCTTGCGTTGTTGCAAGCAGTACAAGCGCTGATGAGCGAGGGCGCACTGGATCGTTCCCGCCTGACCCTTCGGTTCGTTGGCGCGTGGGATGTGGACGATCCGATTTGCAACCAGCTCGCCAAGTCGTTGGAAGAGCGTGGAGTACTGCAGCGAGTTCCCTCCATTCCGCATCAGGCCTGCATGAAGGAAATGGCGAAGTCCGATGTGTTGTTGATCCTTCAGCCCGACTATCCGCTGCAGGTGCCGGCCAAGATCTATGAATATGTGACTGCGGGCCGCCCATTGTTTGTGCTCGGGGGGGAAGGCGCCACAGCTAACCTTGTCCATCGACATCGGCTTGGCCAATGCTGTCCAAACCGTGTGTCCGAGGCCAAACGAACCTTGATGGAACTGATGAATGACCGGACAAGCCTTGCGCCCCCGGATCCTGCCGATACGGAACGGTTCAATTACGCCGTTCTCTCCGGACACTTAGCCGATGTATTGGATAATGCCGTTCAGGAGAAATCCCGATGA
- a CDS encoding sterol desaturase family protein, which yields MFFGHYLAHKIPLFWIFHQIHHSAEVLTPVTVYRGHPIDALMASVVISIITALVAVTYTTTSGEPVGELTILGLNAFTFFFYMAGHHLRHSHIWLSYGPIVSWVFQSPAQHQIHHSKAPKHWDKNFGFVFSIWDALFGTLYIPREKESLQLGIVNANSEDFSTVSKLYVLPVVKAARYILGKREARAVTIGGVSAKRD from the coding sequence GTGTTCTTTGGGCACTACCTCGCCCATAAGATTCCGCTGTTTTGGATATTTCACCAGATTCACCATTCGGCCGAGGTCTTGACGCCGGTGACGGTTTATCGAGGGCATCCAATCGATGCGTTGATGGCAAGCGTCGTCATATCCATAATTACGGCGTTGGTTGCCGTAACCTATACGACAACGAGCGGCGAGCCGGTGGGGGAGCTCACGATACTCGGATTGAATGCATTTACGTTCTTTTTTTACATGGCAGGACATCATTTGCGGCACTCTCACATCTGGCTTTCTTATGGCCCCATAGTCAGCTGGGTATTCCAGAGCCCGGCCCAGCATCAGATTCACCACAGCAAGGCCCCGAAGCATTGGGACAAAAACTTCGGCTTTGTATTTTCCATATGGGATGCCTTATTCGGGACGCTCTACATCCCGCGTGAAAAGGAATCACTTCAGCTCGGAATCGTCAATGCCAATTCCGAAGACTTTTCCACGGTGTCGAAACTCTATGTTCTTCCCGTTGTGAAGGCGGCGAGATATATCTTAGGGAAGCGGGAAGCCAGGGCGGTCACGATCGGCGGGGTGTCAGCCAAGCGTGATTGA
- a CDS encoding ThuA domain-containing protein, whose amino-acid sequence MGIARTGLMVGLCITVGLLAFKLYPVVKNKIDSSKKVDLINYRYPVSQHVIDRQSPTNPWAKAVGDFDGDGIGDFIVAGSHGPLVMYKSGGPDKAIISSRDSYSTQSGIALGDIDNDGDVDIVIGDVWLENPRPKGNVAALWPLHSIGAAATNHNIVLADFNKDGNLDIIMRGESNSLVTLLIHDPSGFWSMKTLEPGAGRNGLAVKDLNGDTFPDIIAPGVWLENPHGNVLTKEWKTHLFGTWNEYAAIDTGDIDGDGRPDIVMSVSEKAGKISWFKNSGDGSGHWEEHVVDEGPVDSAHALQLVDMDGDNLLDIVTSEFRGGGRLLVYHQKDQRRPWGRQVVGIPFLHNVVVGDLDGDGDQDIAGTVTFDQGNVEVWENGLTTLGQPRSAASRLLVFWKTDIAFHESIPDAIRVIREMARKKGIEVDDTSDAHMLEDAVLARYKAVIFLSTQGEILNPDQRAAFERYIKAGGGFVGIHSAADTESNWSWYGKLLGARYGGSHSATVRGVVQVEESAHVSTKELPKAWERLDEWYDFSPNPRENGVTVLLTLDESTYEGGNMRGDHPVAWYHEYDGGRSWYTAGGASPESWADHHFKNHVWGGIQYAARFSTEHS is encoded by the coding sequence ATGGGGATCGCTAGAACAGGGTTGATGGTTGGACTTTGTATCACAGTCGGACTGCTGGCTTTCAAGCTGTATCCGGTGGTGAAAAACAAGATAGACAGCTCCAAGAAGGTCGATCTGATCAATTATCGATATCCCGTTAGTCAGCACGTCATTGACCGGCAAAGTCCGACTAATCCCTGGGCGAAGGCCGTCGGTGATTTCGACGGAGATGGCATCGGCGATTTCATTGTGGCCGGAAGTCATGGCCCATTGGTCATGTACAAGAGTGGAGGACCGGACAAGGCGATCATTAGTTCACGCGACTCATACTCTACTCAGAGTGGAATCGCTCTCGGCGACATCGACAATGATGGAGACGTCGATATCGTGATTGGAGATGTCTGGCTGGAAAATCCTCGTCCAAAGGGAAACGTCGCGGCGTTATGGCCTCTTCATTCGATTGGTGCAGCAGCGACGAATCATAATATTGTGCTGGCTGACTTCAATAAGGACGGCAACCTCGACATCATCATGCGCGGCGAATCGAACTCTCTGGTGACTCTGCTGATCCACGACCCGTCCGGATTTTGGTCTATGAAGACGCTGGAACCCGGAGCCGGGCGCAATGGACTCGCGGTGAAAGATCTCAACGGAGATACCTTTCCGGACATCATTGCGCCGGGTGTCTGGTTGGAAAATCCCCATGGAAACGTGCTGACGAAGGAATGGAAAACACACTTGTTCGGAACCTGGAACGAGTATGCCGCTATCGATACCGGAGATATAGACGGCGACGGGAGACCGGATATTGTGATGTCCGTTTCAGAAAAAGCCGGAAAGATCTCGTGGTTTAAGAACTCCGGAGACGGATCGGGTCATTGGGAAGAACATGTCGTGGACGAGGGGCCCGTCGATTCAGCCCATGCTCTTCAATTGGTGGATATGGACGGCGACAATCTGCTCGATATTGTGACCTCTGAGTTTAGGGGAGGCGGCAGATTGCTGGTGTACCATCAAAAAGACCAGAGAAGGCCGTGGGGCCGGCAAGTGGTAGGCATTCCCTTTCTTCACAATGTCGTTGTTGGTGATCTTGACGGCGATGGGGATCAAGATATCGCTGGGACCGTTACCTTCGACCAGGGCAATGTCGAGGTATGGGAAAATGGGTTAACCACATTGGGCCAGCCTCGCTCGGCAGCGTCCCGGCTGCTGGTGTTTTGGAAAACGGATATCGCGTTTCATGAAAGCATTCCGGATGCGATCAGGGTCATCAGGGAGATGGCGCGGAAGAAGGGGATTGAGGTCGATGATACCAGCGATGCCCATATGCTTGAGGATGCCGTATTGGCTCGATATAAAGCCGTGATCTTTTTATCGACCCAAGGAGAAATTCTAAACCCCGATCAGCGAGCTGCATTTGAACGGTACATCAAAGCGGGTGGTGGATTCGTCGGCATCCACTCAGCCGCGGATACGGAATCAAATTGGTCTTGGTATGGGAAATTGCTTGGCGCCCGGTATGGCGGGAGTCATTCGGCCACTGTGAGAGGAGTTGTCCAGGTTGAAGAGAGTGCCCATGTTTCAACGAAGGAACTGCCGAAGGCTTGGGAGCGTCTTGATGAGTGGTACGATTTCTCTCCAAATCCTCGCGAGAACGGAGTGACAGTTCTTCTCACGCTCGATGAGAGCACATATGAAGGTGGAAATATGAGAGGAGATCACCCGGTCGCCTGGTATCACGAGTATGACGGCGGACGATCCTGGTATACGGCAGGAGGGGCCAGCCCTGAGAGCTGGGCCGATCATCATTTCAAGAATCATGTATGGGGTGGGATACAGTATGCTGCACGGTTCTCAACGGAGCATTCGTAG
- a CDS encoding lipopolysaccharide biosynthesis protein, giving the protein MMQPIVSASTSESPSTTAVGSSLDRVLVRGLAWTGAVKWLSQILSWLSTIVVARLLVPEDYGVVAMATAVLGLITLLNEFGLGAAVVALRHLTKEHISQIHSLASLFGVGGFLLSCAIAIPVGRFFDAPEVTPIMIAMGAGLVVLSMRSVPSALLEKELRFKLLAFLEGGQSLLAMLTTVLLAWSGAGYWALVLGGLAGQVGATSVICLSHPLTYAKPSWQSLKEAIRFSSHVLISRISWYVSSNSDIFIAGRVLGQALVGTYSFAGTLANVPQDKVTALLSRVMPAFYSTVQHDVGAMRRYLLLLTEALALIVWPMGVGMSLIAHDFILVVLGDKWSGVIAPLEILACWAGVRSIFGLIAPLLYVTGNSRMAMLNGLYCVATYPVGFWIGSHWGVIGLAWAWVLVQPLAFIQPYRYVLCATQLSLWGYLRALWPALSSIVLMAACILGIQHAIPADWPLMIHLGIEILVGGAAYLMSVQLFHRRRLVLLLQFIRENRKE; this is encoded by the coding sequence ATGATGCAACCGATCGTATCCGCCTCCACCTCCGAATCGCCATCCACGACTGCCGTGGGGTCGTCGCTTGATCGCGTATTAGTTCGCGGGCTGGCCTGGACTGGCGCGGTGAAGTGGCTGAGTCAAATCCTCTCCTGGCTCTCCACTATTGTCGTGGCGCGTCTCTTGGTTCCTGAAGACTATGGTGTGGTGGCCATGGCTACGGCAGTGTTGGGTCTCATTACCCTCTTGAACGAGTTCGGATTGGGTGCGGCGGTGGTGGCGTTGCGGCACCTTACGAAGGAGCACATATCACAGATTCATAGCCTTGCCAGTTTGTTCGGCGTGGGCGGTTTTCTCTTGTCCTGTGCCATAGCGATTCCAGTAGGACGATTCTTTGATGCTCCAGAAGTAACACCCATTATGATAGCCATGGGAGCTGGGTTAGTTGTTCTCTCCATGCGATCGGTTCCGAGTGCGTTACTCGAGAAAGAATTACGCTTCAAGCTTTTGGCATTTCTAGAGGGGGGACAATCACTGCTGGCCATGCTGACCACGGTCCTGCTTGCTTGGAGTGGGGCCGGATACTGGGCGTTGGTATTAGGCGGCCTGGCTGGTCAAGTTGGCGCAACAAGTGTCATTTGCCTGAGTCATCCCCTCACGTACGCTAAGCCGTCGTGGCAGTCCCTCAAGGAGGCTATTCGATTCAGTTCTCACGTATTGATAAGCCGTATTTCCTGGTACGTGTCCAGCAACTCCGACATCTTCATTGCCGGGCGGGTGTTGGGGCAAGCGCTTGTCGGTACCTATTCATTTGCAGGCACATTAGCCAATGTGCCGCAGGACAAGGTGACGGCACTATTAAGTCGCGTCATGCCGGCGTTCTATTCGACGGTGCAACACGATGTCGGAGCAATGCGGCGCTATTTGCTGTTGCTGACGGAAGCACTCGCATTAATCGTGTGGCCCATGGGAGTGGGAATGTCCCTTATCGCCCATGATTTTATTCTGGTCGTGCTGGGAGATAAATGGAGCGGAGTGATCGCTCCATTGGAAATCCTGGCGTGCTGGGCAGGGGTGCGGTCGATTTTCGGATTAATCGCGCCTCTCTTGTATGTCACAGGGAACTCAAGGATGGCGATGTTGAACGGGCTGTACTGTGTTGCAACCTATCCTGTGGGGTTCTGGATCGGGAGCCACTGGGGGGTTATCGGATTAGCCTGGGCCTGGGTTCTCGTGCAGCCGCTCGCATTTATTCAACCCTATCGGTATGTGCTGTGTGCGACTCAGCTATCACTGTGGGGCTATCTTCGCGCGCTATGGCCGGCGCTCTCCAGCATTGTTCTCATGGCAGCCTGCATCCTCGGAATTCAGCATGCAATCCCTGCTGATTGGCCGCTGATGATCCACTTGGGTATAGAGATTCTGGTTGGTGGCGCCGCGTATCTCATGTCAGTGCAATTATTTCACCGCCGCCGGCTAGTACTGCTCTTGCAGTTTATTCGGGAAAACAGAAAGGAATAG
- a CDS encoding glycosyltransferase family 2 protein yields the protein MTECVPLVSIGLPVYNGEGFLSQTLDSILNQTCTDFELIISDNASVDGSIAIAESYARRDDRIRVVRSECNRGAAWNYKHVLDLARGRYFRWAPADDLFAPESLACCVQVLDQHPEAVLCYPKTTLIDAQGHVIQPYEDNLDLRQASPVERYKAAVKQIGLTNVIYGLMRTSVLRQTRLIRSFPGADVVFVTELALFGQFHEIDQRLFFRRMHPGASSSIQSLEGIQAFMDPKIVRKKTFARLWRHLFEGMQALLHAPLTVRERARLLLFLMREMIAARDQYVQEVVLLMNPRGRGAAR from the coding sequence ATGACCGAATGTGTGCCTCTTGTCAGTATTGGATTGCCGGTTTACAACGGCGAGGGCTTTCTTTCTCAGACTTTGGATTCCATTCTGAACCAGACGTGTACCGATTTTGAATTGATTATTTCCGATAATGCGTCTGTCGATGGATCGATCGCAATCGCCGAATCGTACGCCCGGCGAGACGATCGCATCCGAGTCGTTCGGAGCGAATGCAACCGGGGTGCGGCATGGAATTACAAGCACGTTCTCGATCTCGCGCGGGGACGGTATTTTCGGTGGGCTCCTGCTGACGACCTATTCGCTCCCGAATCCCTCGCATGCTGCGTCCAGGTGCTCGATCAACATCCTGAAGCCGTCCTGTGCTATCCGAAGACGACGCTCATCGATGCGCAGGGGCATGTCATTCAGCCGTATGAAGACAACCTCGACCTCAGGCAAGCCAGTCCGGTAGAGCGATATAAAGCCGCAGTCAAACAGATCGGCTTGACGAATGTCATTTATGGATTAATGAGGACCAGCGTGCTCCGGCAGACGCGCCTGATTAGGAGCTTCCCCGGCGCCGATGTCGTGTTCGTGACGGAACTGGCACTGTTCGGGCAGTTTCACGAAATCGACCAGCGGTTGTTTTTCCGACGGATGCATCCAGGGGCGTCCAGCAGCATACAATCGCTGGAGGGCATACAGGCATTCATGGATCCGAAGATCGTACGCAAAAAAACCTTTGCACGTTTGTGGCGGCACCTGTTTGAAGGCATGCAGGCACTGCTGCATGCCCCGCTTACTGTGCGAGAGCGCGCCAGGCTGCTTCTGTTCCTGATGCGAGAGATGATTGCGGCGCGCGACCAATACGTGCAGGAAGTGGTTCTCTTGATGAATCCCCGAGGGCGCGGGGCCGCTCGATAA
- a CDS encoding PIG-L deacetylase family protein, producing MIPLLQKSTPGSKCTVLCLGAHSDDIEIGCGGTLLYLLNTHPDVEVVWVVFSASRVRKKEALASAARFLAGASKKTIIVKTFHESVFPYCGRSIKRYFEQLKQKVSPDLVFTHYRDDLHQDHRVINQFTWNTFRRHCILEYEIPKYDGDMGIPNFFVSLPNLLARRKAAYIVQGFPSQQGKQWFSSDTFLAMLRLRGIEANGSGRYAEAFYSRKWVVG from the coding sequence ATGATTCCGTTATTGCAGAAATCTACGCCGGGTTCGAAGTGTACCGTGCTGTGTCTAGGAGCTCACTCGGATGATATTGAGATTGGTTGCGGTGGAACTCTCTTGTATTTGCTCAACACGCATCCTGATGTGGAGGTTGTCTGGGTGGTCTTTAGTGCCAGCCGGGTCAGGAAGAAAGAGGCACTGGCGAGTGCCGCCCGATTTCTGGCGGGCGCCTCAAAAAAAACGATCATCGTCAAGACATTCCACGAGAGTGTGTTTCCCTACTGCGGCCGATCGATAAAACGATATTTCGAGCAACTGAAACAGAAGGTCTCACCGGATTTGGTTTTCACTCATTACCGAGACGACCTGCATCAGGATCACCGTGTGATTAATCAATTCACGTGGAATACCTTCCGCCGGCACTGCATTCTCGAGTACGAAATTCCAAAATATGACGGCGATATGGGCATTCCCAATTTCTTCGTGTCCCTCCCGAACCTTCTGGCGAGGCGGAAGGCGGCGTACATCGTCCAAGGGTTTCCCAGTCAGCAGGGCAAGCAATGGTTCAGCAGCGATACATTTTTGGCGATGCTCCGGTTGCGAGGGATTGAGGCAAACGGCAGCGGGCGGTATGCGGAAGCGTTCTACAGTCGGAAGTGGGTGGTCGGGTGA
- a CDS encoding sugar phosphate nucleotidyltransferase, producing the protein MKVVLFCGGFGMRIREYSENIPKPMVPIGYRPVLWHVMKYYAHYGHTEFILCLGHGADVVKNYFLNYSECASNDFVMSQGGKKLDLINKDIQDWRITFADTGTNANIAQRLIAVRKYLGNDQEFIANYSDGLTDLPLPDQLAHFRRMKAVGSFVSVAPRLSYHMVTARENGLVSGVEEMSQSSLRINGGYMLFTSAIFDFIQPGEELVQEPFQRLIKEQKLVGYRYDGFWASMDTFKDKQVLDEMYAKERAPWLIWKQSGGSR; encoded by the coding sequence ATGAAAGTCGTATTGTTTTGCGGAGGGTTCGGAATGCGGATTCGGGAGTATTCCGAAAACATCCCCAAGCCGATGGTCCCCATCGGGTATCGTCCCGTTTTATGGCATGTCATGAAGTATTATGCCCATTACGGGCATACAGAGTTCATCCTCTGTCTTGGCCACGGCGCGGACGTCGTGAAGAACTATTTTCTCAACTACAGCGAATGTGCGTCGAATGATTTTGTCATGTCGCAAGGCGGCAAGAAGCTCGATTTAATCAACAAGGATATTCAGGATTGGCGCATCACGTTCGCTGATACGGGGACCAATGCGAATATCGCTCAACGCCTGATTGCAGTGAGAAAATACCTGGGGAACGATCAAGAGTTCATCGCCAACTATAGCGATGGCCTGACCGATCTTCCATTGCCGGATCAGCTGGCGCACTTCCGTCGGATGAAGGCCGTGGGAAGCTTTGTGAGCGTCGCTCCGAGGTTGAGTTATCACATGGTGACAGCCCGGGAAAATGGGCTGGTGTCTGGCGTGGAAGAGATGAGTCAGTCTAGCCTGCGCATCAACGGCGGCTATATGCTGTTCACTTCGGCTATTTTTGATTTTATACAGCCTGGTGAGGAACTCGTGCAAGAACCGTTTCAGCGGCTCATCAAGGAACAGAAGTTAGTGGGGTACCGGTATGACGGGTTCTGGGCCAGTATGGATACGTTCAAGGACAAGCAGGTGCTCGATGAAATGTACGCGAAAGAACGGGCTCCCTGGCTCATTTGGAAACAATCCGGTGGGTCTCGGTAG
- a CDS encoding DUF4910 domain-containing protein, whose protein sequence is MIVPDAWRGDEQANMGAQMHQLMAELYPICRSLTGNGVRQTLRILNDVIPLVIHEVPTGTTVFDWTIPQEWNIRDAYIKNSKGDRVVDFQKSNLHVMGYSVPVSETMSLAELLPRLYSLPEHPDWIPQRASYYKPNWGFSIAHNDLVKLTEDRYEVRIDSTLSNGAMTYGECVISGEQADEILFSTHICHPSLCNDNLSGIVIAAYLAKAIEAMPKRRYTYRFLFVPAQIGSLAWLAQNQEVCGRIRHGVVLVALGDIGCSTYKCSRRETAEIDRVVAHVLKHSGQPYEIFKFVPYGYDERQYCSPGFNLPVGCFMRSTGARFPEYHTSADNLECVKPSSLADSYRKCMEICYVLEGNRVFRSLSPNGEPQLGKRGLYGAMGGLAGGGRGNELPLLWTLNLSDGSHALLDIADRSGLSFRQVRHAADLLSEHGLLEEVGGGQVEAKGSNS, encoded by the coding sequence ATGATTGTCCCGGATGCTTGGCGGGGGGATGAACAAGCTAACATGGGCGCACAGATGCATCAGCTTATGGCTGAGCTCTATCCGATTTGCCGCAGTCTGACAGGCAACGGAGTTCGTCAGACCTTGCGCATACTCAATGACGTGATTCCGCTCGTCATCCATGAAGTGCCGACAGGGACGACCGTCTTTGATTGGACCATTCCGCAAGAGTGGAATATCAGAGATGCCTATATCAAAAACTCAAAAGGCGATCGCGTTGTTGATTTTCAAAAGTCGAATTTGCACGTCATGGGCTACAGCGTGCCCGTGTCAGAGACCATGAGTCTGGCTGAATTGCTGCCGCGACTCTATTCACTCCCGGAACATCCCGACTGGATCCCGCAACGAGCCTCGTATTACAAACCGAATTGGGGATTTTCAATCGCCCACAACGATCTGGTCAAGCTAACTGAAGATCGATATGAGGTCCGCATCGATTCTACCTTGTCCAATGGTGCGATGACGTATGGAGAATGTGTGATTTCCGGCGAGCAGGCCGACGAGATTTTATTTTCTACGCATATCTGCCATCCGTCCTTGTGCAACGATAATCTCTCAGGGATTGTTATCGCCGCTTATCTGGCCAAGGCCATCGAGGCTATGCCGAAACGGCGCTATACCTATCGGTTTCTCTTTGTTCCGGCTCAGATAGGGTCTCTGGCCTGGCTGGCTCAAAACCAGGAAGTTTGCGGAAGAATCCGGCACGGTGTTGTGTTGGTTGCACTTGGGGATATCGGGTGCTCTACGTACAAGTGCAGCCGCCGGGAAACAGCGGAGATCGATCGCGTTGTTGCACATGTGCTGAAGCACAGCGGTCAGCCCTATGAAATCTTCAAGTTTGTTCCTTACGGATACGACGAACGTCAATATTGTTCTCCCGGCTTTAACCTACCGGTCGGATGTTTCATGCGTTCAACAGGGGCACGTTTCCCAGAATACCATACGTCCGCGGACAACCTTGAGTGTGTCAAACCCAGCTCCTTGGCGGATTCTTATCGCAAATGTATGGAGATTTGTTATGTGCTGGAAGGCAACAGAGTCTTTCGGAGTCTGTCGCCGAATGGCGAACCACAATTAGGCAAACGAGGATTGTATGGCGCTATGGGAGGATTGGCCGGGGGCGGGCGAGGGAATGAGCTTCCACTCCTCTGGACGCTTAATCTTTCCGATGGCTCACACGCACTGTTAGACATCGCGGATCGGTCTGGCCTGTCATTTCGGCAGGTACGGCATGCCGCCGACCTGTTGAGTGAACATGGATTGCTCGAAGAAGTGGGGGGAGGTCAGGTAGAAGCAAAGGGAAGCAATTCATGA
- a CDS encoding class I SAM-dependent methyltransferase, whose translation MGSNACLFCKTPLRRTFVDLGMHPLCESYVSQDHLDNMEPFYPLHVYVCEQCWLVQLHEYVSPSDIFTEYAYFSSYADSWVQHAKNYTEMIAERLQLTAKSFVVELASNDGYLLQHFVAKGIPVLGIEPAANVAEVARKKNVPTLVKFFGKQTAAELVEQGKKGDLIAGNNVLAQVPDLNDFVGGMKLLLAPQGVVTIEFPHLMKLMEENQFDTIYHEHFFYFSLLSAERVFAAHGLELFDVEELSTHGGSLRIYAHHADDTTHRMTDRYSELKRREQTAGFERAETYALFGERVKETKRKLLEFLIEAKRKGNVIVGYGAPGKGNTLLNYCGIRSDFIEYTVDRNPYKQGKFLPGTHIPIYAPEKIQETKPDYVFILPWNFRDEVMQQMAFIREWGGQFVVPIPEVRVCN comes from the coding sequence ATGGGAAGCAATGCTTGTTTATTTTGTAAGACACCGTTGCGCCGGACCTTCGTCGATCTTGGAATGCATCCGCTCTGTGAAAGCTATGTGAGCCAAGATCACCTTGACAATATGGAGCCGTTTTATCCCTTGCACGTATATGTCTGTGAGCAATGCTGGCTTGTGCAACTCCACGAATATGTCAGCCCGTCGGATATCTTCACCGAGTATGCATACTTTTCCTCTTACGCGGACAGCTGGGTGCAGCATGCAAAAAACTACACCGAGATGATCGCGGAACGACTTCAGCTCACTGCCAAGAGTTTTGTGGTGGAACTTGCGAGCAACGATGGTTATTTACTGCAGCATTTTGTCGCCAAGGGCATTCCCGTCTTAGGGATCGAACCGGCGGCCAACGTAGCGGAAGTCGCACGAAAAAAGAATGTGCCGACGCTGGTGAAGTTTTTCGGGAAACAGACTGCGGCCGAATTAGTTGAGCAGGGGAAAAAGGGCGATCTTATCGCGGGAAACAATGTTCTGGCTCAGGTGCCGGATTTGAACGATTTCGTCGGCGGCATGAAACTGTTGTTGGCGCCGCAGGGTGTCGTCACCATCGAGTTTCCACATTTGATGAAGCTGATGGAAGAGAATCAGTTTGATACCATTTACCACGAACATTTCTTTTATTTTTCGCTCCTGTCCGCGGAGCGCGTATTTGCCGCACATGGTCTGGAATTGTTCGACGTGGAAGAACTGTCGACGCACGGAGGATCTCTCCGTATCTATGCCCATCATGCCGATGACACGACCCATCGCATGACGGATCGATATAGTGAGTTAAAGCGGCGTGAGCAAACGGCTGGTTTTGAACGAGCAGAAACATACGCGTTGTTTGGGGAGCGGGTCAAGGAGACCAAGCGAAAGTTATTGGAGTTCTTGATCGAGGCGAAACGAAAAGGAAACGTCATCGTCGGATATGGAGCTCCTGGCAAAGGCAATACGCTCCTCAATTATTGCGGGATACGCTCAGATTTCATTGAATACACCGTGGACCGCAATCCGTATAAGCAAGGGAAGTTTCTGCCGGGTACGCATATACCGATTTATGCTCCGGAAAAGATTCAAGAAACCAAGCCGGACTATGTGTTCATCCTGCCATGGAATTTTCGGGACGAGGTGATGCAGCAAATGGCCTTCATTCGCGAATGGGGCGGTCAATTTGTCGTCCCGATTCCTGAAGTGCGAGTGTGTAATTAG
- a CDS encoding DUF5989 family protein has translation MGEFVGELWAFMKERKKFWLLPIVLVLVLLGSLIVLTQGSAVAPFIYTLF, from the coding sequence ATGGGCGAGTTCGTAGGGGAACTGTGGGCCTTCATGAAAGAACGCAAGAAGTTTTGGCTGTTGCCCATTGTACTGGTGTTGGTGCTGCTGGGAAGTCTCATCGTATTGACACAGGGATCGGCAGTTGCACCGTTCATCTACACGTTGTTTTAA